A DNA window from Buttiauxella agrestis contains the following coding sequences:
- the hemG gene encoding menaquinone-dependent protoporphyrinogen IX dehydrogenase has translation MRTLILFSTRDGQTREIASYIASELKELGVESDVVNLHRSGEIAWGNYERVVIGASIRYGHFHSSVAAFVKKHQQALNKIPSAFFSVNLVARKPEKRSPQTNSYTRKFLLTSPWQPKHCAVFAGALRYPRYRWYDRVMIRLIMKMTGGETDISKEVVYTDWPQVARFAQEIAHLNSK, from the coding sequence TCTGTTTTCGACCCGTGATGGTCAAACTCGCGAGATTGCTTCTTATATAGCATCTGAGCTGAAAGAGCTGGGTGTTGAGAGTGATGTGGTTAACTTGCATCGCAGTGGCGAAATTGCCTGGGGCAATTACGAACGTGTAGTGATTGGTGCTTCTATCCGTTACGGGCATTTCCATTCTTCAGTGGCGGCTTTCGTGAAGAAGCATCAGCAAGCGTTGAATAAGATCCCCAGCGCTTTCTTTTCTGTAAACCTGGTGGCGCGTAAACCAGAGAAGCGCTCCCCACAAACTAACTCTTATACGCGCAAGTTCTTGCTGACGTCCCCCTGGCAGCCAAAACACTGCGCGGTGTTTGCGGGTGCGCTGCGTTATCCGCGTTATCGTTGGTACGATCGCGTGATGATTCGCTTAATCATGAAGATGACTGGCGGCGAAACAGATATTAGTAAAGAAGTTGTTTATACCGATTGGCCTCAGGTGGCCCGTTTCGCGCAAGAGATAGCCCATTTAAACAGCAAATAA